The proteins below come from a single Eremothecium sinecaudum strain ATCC 58844 chromosome II, complete sequence genomic window:
- the NOP12 gene encoding rRNA-processing protein NOP12 (Syntenic homolog of Ashbya gossypii ACR274W; Syntenic homolog of Saccharomyces cerevisiae YOL041C (NOP12)), with protein sequence MSALGALFASIRSKKLESSITNLFQTSSGPVDVSELKAKERTVLEPKKEEAVKHEKDDEDDEDDEDDEDGQEIEEEEEKEEVEVQQPVKKKARKNREEDDRLEEEYYSQLLGGEEEKKEEINSDNVSSSESDSEHGPEKTETRTTATVPVDLKEAELEKAARTVFVGNVPHEVVTSKKIYKDFKKLVSVFSAGDETEESGDKVTTKYKVESIRFRSIAFGEALPRKVAFVQQKLHKSRDSVNAYVVYAEKKPTSVVCKKLNGTVFHEHHLRFDSVAHPAPHDNKRSVFVGNLDFDETEEALWRFFESCGKIEYVRIVRDSKTNVGKGFAYVQFVDISSINKALLLNDKKMTTGKGRKLRVTRCRNVKKDQQPRKAPFGNFTNKQKTKIGLAKKILGKADRATVTNKLTIEGLRATKGDSTPKLGRKKKRSHTGRVTKRSQAFKKSLKEHTKKAGNI encoded by the coding sequence ATGTCAGCACTAGGAGCATTATTTGCATCGATTCGAAGTAAGAAACTGGAATCAAGCATCACAAATTTGTTTCAAACATCGAGCGGACCTGTTGATGTATCGGAACTAAAGGCAAAGGAACGGACAGTTCTTGAGCCTAAAAAAGAGGAGGCGGTGAAGCATGAGAAagatgatgaggatgaTGAGGATGATGAGGATGATGAGGATGGGCAAGAAATAGAGGAGGaggaagaaaaagaagaggTGGAGGTACAACAACCTGTGAAAAAGAAGGCTCGTAAGAACagagaagaagatgataGATTGGAAGAAGAGTACTATTCCCAGCTTCTTGGTGGAGAAGAGGAGAAAAAAGAGGAGATTAACAGTGACAACGTTAGCAGCAGTGAAAGCGATAGTGAACATGGGCCAGAAAAGACTGAAACTAGGACTACAGCTACCGTGCCTGTCGATCTGAAGGAGGCCGAGCTGGAAAAGGCTGCTAGAACAGTTTTTGTGGGAAATGTTCCTCACGAGGTAGTTACCTCAAAGAAGATATACAAGGACTTCAAGAAGTTGGTTTCGGTTTTTTCTGCTGGGGATGAAACCGAAGAGTCAGGGGACAAAGTCACAACGAAATACAAGGTTGAGAGTATCAGATTCAGATCGATTGCTTTTGGAGAAGCACTACCTAGGAAGGTTGCCTTTGTTCAGCAGAAATTGCACAAGTCAAGAGACTCTGTGAATGCATATGTCGTCTATGCTGAGAAGAAACCAACTTCAGTTGTCTGCAAGAAGCTGAATGGTACCGTTTTCCATGAACATCACTTGAGATTTGATTCTGTTGCACATCCAGCTCCCCATGACAACAAGAGATCTGTTTTCGTAGGTAATCTAGATTTTGACGAAACTGAAGAGGCTCTATGGAGGTTTTTTGAGTCTTGCGGTAAGATTGAATATGTCCGTATTGTAAGAGATTCAAAGACTAACGTTGGTAAAGGTTTTGCATACGTCCAATTTGTCGACATATCTTCAATCAATAAGGCGCTGCTTCTAAATGATAAGAAAATGACTACTGGGAAGGGCAGGAAGTTGCGCGTTACTAGATGTAGGAACGTGAAAAAGGACCAACAACCACGTAAGGCTCCTTTTGGCAACTTTACAAACAAACAAAAGACCAAAATTGGGTTGGCTAAAAAGATCCTAGGTAAAGCTGATCGTGCAACTGTTACCAATAAGTTGACCATTGAGGGTTTGAGAGCTACCAAAGGTGATTCTACACCAAAATTGGGtaggaagaagaagagatCCCATACCGGTAGAGTAACAAAGCGTTCTCAGGCCTTTAAGAAGTCGTTAAAAGAGCACACTAAAAAGGCAGGAAATATATAA
- the RPS15 gene encoding 40S ribosomal protein uS19 (Syntenic homolog of Ashbya gossypii AEL343C; Syntenic homolog of Saccharomyces cerevisiae YOL040C (RPS15)), which yields MSGATTQRKRTFNTFSYKGVGLEKLLEMPTEEFVKLAPARVRRRFAHGMSSKPAGLMKKLRAAKLAAAPREKPAVVRTHLRNMIIVPEMIGSVVGVYNGKVFNQVEIKPEMVGHYLGEFSITYTPVRHGRAGATASRFIPLR from the coding sequence ATGTCTGGAGCTACCACTCAAAGAAAGAGAACCTTCAACACCTTTTCTTACAAGGGTGTTGGTTTGGAAAAGTTGTTGGAGATGCCAACCGAAGAATTCGTTAAGTTGGCTCCAGCTAGAGTTAGAAGGAGATTTGCTCACGGTATGTCCTCCAAGCCAGCTGGTttgatgaagaagctaAGAGCTGCTAAGTTAGCTGCTGCTCCAAGAGAAAAGCCGGCTGTTGTCAGAACCCATTTGAGAAACATGATCATCGTCCCAGAAATGATTGGTTCCGTCGTTGGTGTATACAACGGAAAGGTTTTCAACCAAGTTGAAATTAAACCAGAGATGGTCGGCCACTACTTGGGTGAGTTCTCTATCACCTATACCCCAGTTAGACACGGTAGAGCTGGTGCCACTGCTTCTCGTTTCATCCCATTGAGATAA
- the SYN8 gene encoding syntaxin (Syntenic homolog of Ashbya gossypii ACR275W; Syntenic homolog of Saccharomyces cerevisiae YAL014C (SYN8)) has product MSRVLELSYEIDKLANLVEERTRLVDVLRMQPSKSDNVLIKKHLNKVLELLQLVDNQTDIESYGDINQLVLKYNECVQEFPDEFIDKELYMFNGRPKETLRTPLPQQEQKRVRFHDNPVQDLLEQQQQEQDQYQSFTRYTDNPEDESDDRAKLLNLETQNVSEADISPSLSNQDLFINQQQQLMEQDTHLEHLSRSVQRNHRISMDIHQEVDDQNRGILQDLDHLLGTTSRNLGVVKRKLDIYQKSAAEHGPCVVILVLSAILIFLVIVL; this is encoded by the coding sequence ATGTCCCGTGTGCTTGAGTTATCTTATGAGATTGATAAGCTAGCCAACCTTGTTGAGGAGCGCACCAGGCTGGTTGATGTACTTCGTATGCAACCTTCCAAAAGTGACAACGTATTGATTAAGAAACACTTAAACAAAGTACTTGAGCTGCTACAGCTAGTTGATAATCAAACTGATATTGAAAGCTATGGCGATATAAACCAACTGGTATTGAAGTATAATGAGTGTGTTCAGGAATTTCCTGATGAGTTTATCGATAAGGAATTATATATGTTTAATGGCAGGCCCAAAGAAACACTAAGAACTCCGCTGCCGCAACAAGAACAGAAGCGTGTGAGGTTTCATGATAATCCTGTGCAAGACTTACTTgagcagcagcagcaagAACAGGACCAGTATCAGAGCTTTACACGGTACACGGACAATCCAGAGGATGAAAGTGATGACAGAGCGAAGCTTCTTAACTTAGAGACACAAAACGTTTCAGAAGCAGATATTTCTCCGTCGCTCTCTAATCAAGACCTTTTTATCAatcaacagcagcagctaaTGGAACAAGATACGCACTTGGAGCATTTATCTCGTTCTGTTCAACGCAATCATAGGATCTCAATGGATATACATCAAGAAGTTGATGATCAAAACAGAGGGATACTACAGGATTTGGATCATCTACTAGGCACTACTAGTCGAAATCTTGGTGTGGTAAAACGAAAGCTTGACATATACCAAAAGTCAGCCGCAGAACACGGCCCATGCGTTGTGATATTAGTCTTATCTGCGATCCTCATATTCCTAGTAATTGTGTTATAA
- the RPP2A gene encoding ribosomal protein P2 alpha (Syntenic homolog of Ashbya gossypii AEL342W; Syntenic homolog of Saccharomyces cerevisiae YOL039W (RPP2A)): MKYLAAYLLLNAAGNTPNAENVKAVLESVGIEVDDESVNTVLTALEGKSVEELIGQGIEKLASVPTGGAGAAAGAASGAAATEEATEEAAEESAEESDDEMGFGLFD; this comes from the coding sequence ATGAAGTACTTGGCCGCTTACTTGTTGCTAAACGCTGCTGGAAATACCCCAAACGCTGAGAACGTTAAGGCTGTTTTGGAGAGCGTTGGAATTGAGGTCGATGATGAAAGTGTTAACACCGTCTTGACTGCCTTGGAAGGTAAGTCCGTTGAAGAATTGATCGGTCAAGGTATTGAGAAGTTGGCTTCTGTTCCAACTGGTGGCGCTGGTGCTGCTGCCGGTGCTGCTTCTGGTGCTGCCGCTACTGAAGAAGCTACTGAAGAAGCTGCTGAAGAGTCCGCCGAGGAGTCTGACGACGAAATGGGCTTCGGTTTGTTCGACTAA
- the DEP1 gene encoding Rpd3L histone deacetylase complex subunit DEP1 (Syntenic homolog of Ashbya gossypii AEL344W; Syntenic homolog of Saccharomyces cerevisiae YAL013W (DEP1)) — MGTHSNTKIVVSDNKDLLKDLDKFKLGLPEIDKSRQQGGSNILTEANLAIAQKREETKEIVKLEVVASNKKGTEISSEDDKSSVLSKVTSPEGGIEVSELYVSSDAETEKMAVEQEDLNVMKLGSFAEEVKTEIDTGNETDKLIDEPRYNTTKKRHLDEEQKLPIQDSEESHSDEQKFKKPRLPVSSAQVQEEVEPEDNEDEEEEEEETEEEASVKSASVTRREVKKASEGEEEGSSSPADIEKLRQDAMKDIIEIEYDFAELRQRLYENELAKLQTELQMCLDGSHPSLQSYYQMIDSVRDSKLKKAYQRQKYELDCIDIETRATRTFIHQNFYRQVSDIKHRLLNETTQKWYDINKERREMDVLVSEVSYHVPVKVANKTLSCITGYAAPSQLRRPGDPIPEDMACEGINFKYKNNPVDKLEVIVDRMRFNNKLSDLEGLKQYFGGFPGAPSLSGLKDSEIFEDFQNLQQQEQQ; from the coding sequence ATGGGTACTCACTCAAATACAAAGATTGTAGTATCAGATAATAAAGATCTTTTAAAGGATTTGGATAAATTTAAATTAGGGTTGCCTGAAATAGATAAGAGTCGACAGCAAGGCGGTTCGAATATTTTAACAGAGGCTAATTTAGCAATTGCCCAGAAACGTGAGGAGACTAAGGAGATAGTTAAACTAGAGGTGGTGGCTTCTAATAAGAAAGGAACTGAAATAAGCTCCGAGGACGATAAATCTAGTGTGCTTTCCAAAGTGACGTCTCCAGAAGGGGGAATTGAAGTTTCAGAGCTATACGTATCTTCAGACGCGGAAACTGAGAAGATGGCCGTTGAACAGGAAGATCTGAATGTTATGAAACTTGGTAGTTTTGCAGAGGAGGTTAAGACCGAGATAGACACGGGGAATGAGACGGACAAACTAATTGATGAACCAAGGTACAACACTACGAAAAAGAGGCATTTGGATGAGGAGCAGAAGCTACCGATCCAAGATAGTGAAGAATCTCATAGTGATGAGCAGAAGTTTAAAAAGCCTAGGCTACCTGTGTCAAGTGCCCAGGTCCAGGAGGAAGTAGAGCCTGAagataatgaagatgaggaagaggaggaagaagagacAGAGGAGGAGGCTAGTGTGAAGAGCGCCAGTGTTACTCGTAGGGAGGTCAAGAAAGCATCCGAAGGGGAAGAGGAAGGATCATCTTCACCAGCGGACATTGAGAAACTAAGACAGGATGCCATGAAGGATATCATAGAGATTGAATATGATTTTGCCGAGCTGCGTCAAAGATTATACGAGAATGAATTGGCCAAATTGCAAACGGAGTTACAGATGTGTCTGGATGGTTCTCATCCCTCATTACAGTCATATTACCAGATGATAGACTCTGTTCGAGATAGTAAACTAAAAAAAGCGTACCAGAGGCAGAAATACGAGCTAGATTGCATCGATATAGAGACGCGTGCCACACGTACATTTATCCATCAGAATTTCTACCGCCAAGTTTCCGATATAAAACATCGCTTACTCAACGAGACTACACAGAAGTGGTATGACATTAATAAAGAGCGACGTGAAATGGACGTCTTGGTATCAGAGGTCAGTTATCACGTGCCTGTCAAGGTCGCAAATAAGACATTGAGTTGCATAACAGGCTATGCGGCGCCTTCGCAGCTCAGACGCCCGGGCGACCCAATCCCAGAAGACATGGCATGCGAGGGCATCAATTTCAAATATAAGAACAACCCCGTAGATAAACTGGAGGTGATTGTGGACCGAATGCGGTTCAACAACAAATTAAGTGACCTAGAAGGATTAAAGCAGTACTTTGGAGGCTTTCCTGGAGCCCCGTCTCTCAGCGGCTTGAAAGACTCGGAAATTTTCGAGGACTTCCAGAACCTACAGCAACAGGAGCAGCAGTAG